Sequence from the Streptomyces sp. NBC_00358 genome:
CTGCCGCAGACGGAGCAGTGGTCCGCAGCCTGGTCGCCGCGCGCCTGAGCAAGGTCAGCGACGGGGGTGGTGCAACGCGGGCAACACGTCGGGGCGAGAGCCCCGAAGTGGCGCTTGGCTGCCATGTTCTCCTTCATGTCGCGTAGCCGCTTCCGGTCTTCCACGAGTGTCTGGTGCAGCTCGGTGTAGTTCTGCTGGACGGTTAGCTGCACCTGTACAGCAGTGGCATGGCGTCCCGCGCAGGATGCAACGTGGGCCGCGGCTTGCTCGATGGCCAAGGCTTGGTCTTCCAGGGCGGGAGCGGCGCCAGTGTTGGCGAGGGCCGCCTCGGCAACAGTGATCTCATCCTTGAGCTGTTGCAGGGAGCTCGCACGGGCCTGGGTGTCTTCGGTGGCCCGACGCTTCTCGCCCCGCTGCTGCTGCCGGACAGTTTTCAGGGCGGTCTCAGCGTCCCGGCGTGTGCTGGTCCAGGGAAGGCCGATGAACATCTGCAGCAGGCTGACGACGGATCCGTTCTCGCTGGTCTCTCCGAGTAGGACTTCAGCGTTGCGGTTGCGGCAGATCAGTGCGTGGCTGAACAGCGCCCAGTCGGTGACGGTGGCCTTGCCATCTTCTTCGCCTTTGACGTCGGAGTGCCACCCTCGGAGGATCTCCAGGTTGAGACGGTCCATCATGAACTGGCTCATCACGGAGGCGAACTCGGCTTCGCCGGCGAAGCCGATACTGGGGGTGGTCTTTCCGGTCTCCAGGCGTCCGGTCGGTACGCCGTCCTTGTGCTGGAACTCCACGCTGAAGGGCTCACCGTCGATGTGGCCTTCGAGCCGAACGTGGGAGATCCATCTGCGTGCGGTGTCCTGCAGCCGTTTGTTCTTGCCTCGCAGGCACCACCAGATCACTTCCAGGACTGTGCTTTTGCCTTTGAGGTTGTCGCCGGCCAGGCACCACAACCCGTCGCTAAGCCGCCAACTGAAGCGGAAGTCGTCAGTGAACTTGCCTGCCTTGGTTCCTGAGAACTCGATCGAGGTCAATGCAAGGCGGTGCGGTCGCGGCAGCACGCCGCTCTCCCGTACCCGGTGATGCTGGAGCACTGCTACGGCCTCCGCGACGTCCACACCGGCACGGCGGGCAACGGCCTCGGTGAAGTTACTCATGCGATCCCCTCGCTCACCTTGCTCTGCAGCGCTGCCAAACGGGCCCGGACGTGCGGGAGGATGCCAGCGATGTCAGCGCCCATGTGGGTTCGTTCGTACTCACCCTGCGCGTACTG
This genomic interval carries:
- a CDS encoding ATP-binding protein, which codes for MSNFTEAVARRAGVDVAEAVAVLQHHRVRESGVLPRPHRLALTSIEFSGTKAGKFTDDFRFSWRLSDGLWCLAGDNLKGKSTVLEVIWWCLRGKNKRLQDTARRWISHVRLEGHIDGEPFSVEFQHKDGVPTGRLETGKTTPSIGFAGEAEFASVMSQFMMDRLNLEILRGWHSDVKGEEDGKATVTDWALFSHALICRNRNAEVLLGETSENGSVVSLLQMFIGLPWTSTRRDAETALKTVRQQQRGEKRRATEDTQARASSLQQLKDEITVAEAALANTGAAPALEDQALAIEQAAAHVASCAGRHATAVQVQLTVQQNYTELHQTLVEDRKRLRDMKENMAAKRHFGALAPTCCPRCTTPVADLAQARGDQAADHCSVCG